A segment of the Candidatus Protochlamydia naegleriophila genome:
TTTTACTGTTTTCGTGATCCCCATAAGCTGTAATCATAAAAACTGTGATCTCCGGGTAAGCATTTTTTAAAAGCTTAAGCAGTTCTAGCCCATTCATACCAGGCATACTGATATCGGATAAGATCAAAACTAATTGGGGATCAATGGGTTGATGTAAAAAGATCAAGGCCTCTTCTGCAGAGCGTGCATAGTGGAACTCTAAAGATTTTTTCTTGATCTCGGACCGAAATTGCTGCTCAAACAAAAGATAGATATCTTCTTCATCATCGATGACCAAAACTCTAAGTATTGCTTTTTCCACTATAAACCTTTGGTTGCAACATTTACTGGTATAGCGAGGCTTACGTATAATTTCAATGATGTTTCTGGCTTGTCCGCTGTTTATGCCCAAATGGCAGTGTGATAACTAGCTCTGTAAATTGACCATATACCGTATTGGCAATTAAGGTTCCTTCGTGACCTTGTACAATATTATAACTCAAGGAGAGCCCAAGGCCTGTGCCTTCTCCTGTTGGCTTGGTTGTAAAAAAGGGAGTGAAGAGCTTTGAATAAACTTCCTCAGACATTCCCATCCCATTGTCCCATATTTTTATTACGGCGTGGTCGTGGTGATTTTCAGTCGATACGCGGACGATTGGAATAAAAGAGGATGGCTCGAGTAGCTTCCTTTGATGAACGGCATAGTAGGCATTATTGAGCAAATTAAGAAAGACTCGGCTCATTTCTTGAGGGACAAGCGGAATAAGAGGGAGCGTTTGATCGTAAAATTTCTCGATTTTGACATTAAAAGATATATCTTGGGCTCGCATGCCGTGATAAGATAAGCCAACATATTCATCAAGCAGGGAATTTAAATTGGTTAAATCCTCTTCGCCAGGCGTCCCTCGCGAATGTTGAAGCATATTACGTACAATGCTGTCAGCCCGTTTTCCATGTTCGAAAATTTTAGTCATATTGAGTTCAAGCCTTTCAAATAACTCATCAAGTTCGCTCTTTTCCTCCTCGGATGGCTGTGCTTGGATTTGAGAAAGTTTTTTGCGGATTTCTGTTTGTATATCTAATGAAAGCTCTGCAAAGTTATTGATGAAGTTTAAGGGGTTTTTGATCTCATGCGCAATACCGGCTGTCAAGGCTCCAAGAGAGGCTAGTTTTTCTTGATTGATCAAACGGTTTTGTGTTTGTTGAAGTTCGTCTATTGTTTGCTCAAGCTGGATATTTTGCATTTCGACTTCTTGCGTCCTGGTTGCCACAAGCGTATCGAGGTTTTGGATCATATTATTTAATTGAGAGGCCATGTCGTTAAAAGACTCGCCTAGCCGTCCAATTTCATTCTTTGATGGATTTTCAATGCGTTGCGAGAGGTCACCAGCCGCCATGAGACGTGTTTTTTTTGTTAGAATTAAAAGAGGATGGGTAATTTCTTTGGCAACGTTCGAGGCGACCAGTGCGACAATTGCAGCGGTCGTCATGCCTAAGATCCAAAAAAGGTATTTCAATTTATTAATAGGAGCTAAAAGCTCTTCTGTATCCATCTTGGTAATGATTCCCAAATTTAAGGCTGGCAGAAAATGCCTTCCAACCATCAGGGTTTCTTTGTCTCGGTAGTCTATGACTCTATCAACTAGCCGTTGGCCCTCCAAGACTTGTTGAATAAACTTTCCAAAGGAGCTAGCTGAAGAAATTTCATGTACAGCGATTCCATCGTCTAAATTGCGCAAAGGCGTAATAGAGACAATTTCTTTCTTATCTTTACCAACTAAAATCGTTTCACCAGTATTTCCTAAGCCATTATAATTCCCTATCAAACGATAAATAGCCAAATTGTCGAGTTGGACCAAAACAACCCCTTCTAATTTGCCGTCTTTTAGTGTCGGTACGCTAATGAAGGTAGTTGGAGCTGTGGGCTGAAAATAGAGCAGAGGGGAGACCTGGATCTCTAAGAAGTTGGCAGTATTGTTGATGACTTCTACAAGATCGGGAATAGGAGGGGAATTGCTGAGTAAATTCATTCCGACTTTTAAGTAGGAAGGAAAAAGAGAAAAAACAATTTCACCATCTTTTGTTAACAAAAACATGTTTCGATAACCGAGAGTTTCGGTTTTATAGGCCAAAAGCGAGCGATATTCCTGTTCGATCGTTTGATACGGGGGTGCGAATCTTCCTAGCATCAACGCTTGCCTAAAAGCTTCGGTTGCCTCTGCCAATGTTTCGTCTTTGGCTAAGTAGGCCGCGTTGCGCTCTTTTTCCTTGAAATAGGTCTCGATCAATTGAGCTTGCCTTAGACTTAAAGCCCGTAAGTGATTGGTTGACTGATCTAAAATGATTTTTTTAGACAATTCATAAGATACAAAGGTTGTCCAGCCAAGAGGCAGCAATACAAGGAGTAGAAACCATAAAATGAGATGCACTCTTAGACTTAAATTTCGAAAAAAAGTGAATGGATTTTGCATGTCAGCCTTTACGGAGAAGCATTGGGCGGTATGATTTCTTTATATAAATAGTCTGTTAATTCATCCCACTCGGCTTGCGAGCGATGAATTTCAAAAGGTACTGGGCGAATGGGAGTCTTTGATTGCCAGACAATCCTGAATTGTCCATTGGGCTGGACCTGCCCAATTCTGACAAATTTCCATGCTCTTCTCCCTTCGATATCCATGATAACAGTTCCTTCTGGGGCTTCTATGCGCATGCTGGCAAGGATGTAGCTCAAAGCTCTTGGATTGGTCGTTCCAGCTTCTGCCACGGCTTTCGCCCATAAATGCACGCCTAGATAAGTCGCCTCGGTCGCGTTATCAATCGCTTTTAAATCAGAAAAAGTCTGGAAATTTTTTACAAATGCGTGGTTGCGTGGCGTATCAATGCTTTGAAAATAGTTCCAAGTAGCATAAGTGCCAACTATCTCTTCAGGGGCTTGTTGCAATATAATCTCATCGGTACTCAGCGAAAAAACGGGAGGAGGTAATGCCGTTACTCCAGCCTTAACCAAATTCGTGTAAAAAGCATTGTTGCTTTCACTTATTAAAGAGCTTAAAATGGCGTCTGGTTTCTTTGCTTCAATATCGAGCATGAGATCATCCATCTCCTGCTCGTGGATTGGAATGTATGTCTCCCCTACTATTTCACCTTCTAGAGCGCTCAATTGATCTTTGACCATCGTACTAATGAGGTGCGAGAGAATGTAATCTTTTGAACCGACTAAGTAAATGCGCTTGCCTACATTTTTTAGGATGTATGCGACTGTTGGCAATACTTGCTGGTTAAGAGTCGCTCCCACCCAAATAATATTGGGAGAGGTTAGGGTGCCTTCAAATTGAAAAGGATTAATCAACAAGCTGTTATATTTTTCAAATAACTCTTTAGTTGTGTAGCGGCTGGCCTTTGTCCATCCTCCAAAAAATACATCGACATGATCTTTTGAAATGAGCCGTTCAATGGCCGGTTTGGCTTTTTCCCAATCTGATTGGGCGTCTATAATGATGGGCTCAATTTTTCTTTCATGAATTCCTCCTTTTTGATTGATCTCTTCAATAGCCATTAAGGCAGCTTCTAATGCCGGCTTTTCCGCTTGGGCACGAAATCCGGTAGTAGAAAAGACTAATCCAACTTTGAAAGGAGTAGAGGAAGGACGGAAAAAATAGAAGTCAAAGACGAATAAGCTGATTTGGAAGATCAATAGCAAAATGAATAAAATGGCTAGGAGTGTTCTCATGTTTGCTCTTAAAGTTCCATTCGTTATTAGAGACACCTCGTGCTTTGAACTCTTAAGTTATCTGGCAGTTCCATTCTTTTAGATGTTGAACGCTAGGAGATCTCATCAAGTAACATTTCATCTTTCCATAAAAGCATAAAAATTTGAATTCATAAATAAATTTTTTTATTAATACTGGCTCTGGAATTCACGAAGCGTTTGGTCGAGCATTAGCTTGATAAGCCAAAGAAAAAATAAGCCTAATCTGTTTTACGATATGACGAATGTCTTTTTGATTAAGTTAGGGTGATTTAAATAACATCCGGCTCGGCGCAGTTTTGGCTTGATGCTCTAAAAGGGAAGGAAGAAGGAGTGTAAAACAAACATTTGCTTGACGTTTTACTGAGATAAAGTGTGGCAGCAATACACAGACTTTTTATTTATTAGATTGTTTGTTATATTAAAACCCTTATTGAGAAAGGAATGAAGGAAAAAGTGCATGGCAAATCGTTTAACCGCGCGGATCACGGGGCTAGGATCTTATCTTCCCGAGCGTATCTTGACAAATCAAGATTTAGAAAAGCTAGTCGAGACGACTAATGAATGGATCGTTTCGCGGACCGGTATGCATGAGCGCCGTTTAGCTGCAAAGGATGAATTTCCGTCTGATATGGGAGCCTATGCGGCTCAAAAAGCGCTCGACTCAGCAGGAATAGGATCTGATCAAATTGATATGATTATTGTTGCGACGATGAGTCCTGACTATGTCTCTCCTAGTACAGCCAATCTCATTCAATCCAAGATCGGGGCGTCAAAAGCAGCGGCAATGGATATACAGGCGGCTTGTACCGGCTTTTTATACGCTCTTTCGCTGGCTAAGGCCTACCTTGAATCAAAAATGTACAAATACATCCTTGTTGTGGCAGCAGAAAAAATGTCGGCTTTTATCGATTATAAAGACCGTGCAACCTGTGTATTGTTTGGAGACGGGGCAGCAGCAGCAGTTGTGGCAGTCGAAGGAGAAGGGCTCCGCATTGATACACTCTGTTTGGGAGCCGATGGCGATTTAGCCAATTTGATTTTCATTCCAGCAGGCGGGTCCCGCAATCCAGCTTCGGCAGAGACTGTAGCACAAGGATTGCATTACTTTAAAATGAGTGGCAATGAAGTGTTTAAGCACGCCGTAAGGCGCATGAGCGCGGCAGCTCGTGATTGCCTTGCCCAGGCAGGACTTGAAGAGGCCAATCTGAGCTGGCTAGTTCCCCATCAAGCCAATAAGCGAATCATTGACGCCATAGCTAAAAACTTTAACATTCCCGATGAAAAAGTATACCAGACCGTTCACAAATATGGGAACACATCGGCATCCAGCATTGCGATTGCCTTGGATGAATTAATGCGCGAACAAGAATTTAATGATGGAGAACATCTGTTATTGACCGCTTTTGGTGGCGGTTTAACGTGGGGAGCCTCCATCCTGACAAAAGTGGCAAGATAAAGGGATATATGGAAAAGAAAATTCACCGCATTGCTTTTTTATTTCCAGGACAAGGAGCGCAGTATCCTGGAATGGCTCAAGATTTTGCTCAACAGTTTTCTGCTGCTCGTTTGACTTTTGAAGAGGCTGACGATTTATTAAAACGTCCTCTTTCTACTGCTGTTTTTAATGGTTCTGAAGAAGAGCTGACGCAAACTAAGAATAGCCAGACAGGAATTTTTGTCGCGAGTATGGCTGTGCTGCGCGTTGTACGCGAGCTTTATGATTTGCAGCCTTTTGCTTGCGCAGGTTTGAGCCTTGGAGAATACACAGCTTTGACAGCTGGTGAATGGCTTCCTTTTCGTCATGCCTTGCCTCTGGTTCAGCATCGCGGGGATTTTATGCACGCCGCTTGCGAACAGACCAAAGGGACGATGGCTGTCGTCATGGGATTGGACAACGAAGTTGTAGAAAGCATGGTTCACAAGATCAATCTACCCAATGATTTATGGGTAGCCAATTTCAACTGTCCTGGACAAATTGTCCTTTCTGGAACAGCAAAAGGCATTGAAGCAGGCTCTGCGGCAGCAAAAGAACTTGGAGCAAAGAGGGTCCTTCCACTTCAGGTTTCAGGAGCTTTTCATAGTGGCCTGATGCAGCCGGCAGAGGATCGTTTGGCACCTTTCATCGAACAAGCGCCTTTTGTGCAAGGCTGCTCTCAACTTATCATGAATGTTCCTGGAGATTTTGTTTCTGAACTTTCTCAAGTCAAGCACAATTTGATTAAGCAAGTGACTCATTCTGTGCGCTGGGAGCAAGGCATTCGGGCTCTTGAAAAGCAGAGCGTCGATTTATTTATCGAATTTGGGCCAGGTAAAACGCTGTCGGGATTGAACAAACGCATCGGTGCAAAAGCCCCTACGCTATCAATTGAAAAAGTTGAAGATCTAGACCTATTAAAGACTATAGAGAAAGGATAAATGATGAAACAGTTGCTAAAAGATCAGGTCGCCATCATTACCGGAGGAAATGCCGGAATTGGAAAAGCCATTGCGTTGAAATTTGCCGAAGAGGGAGCAAAAGTCGTTATATTTGGAACGAATGCAGAGGCTGGTGCTTCAGCGGTGGCAGAGATTCGAAGCCAAACGCAAACTTCCGATGTTCATTTTGCTGTAGTCGATGTCTCTCAAACTGGAGCGGTTGATGAGGCCATGAAAAAAGTCGTCGAGCAATTTGGTCAAATAGATATTCTGGTCAATAATGCTGGGATCACAGCTGATCAGCTTTTAATGAAAATGTCGGAGCAGGACTGGGATCGGGTGCTCGATATTAACTTGAAGTCCTGTTATAATACCTGCCGAGCTGTTGTGCGTGGGATGATGAAAGCTAAAAAGGGAAGAGTTATCAATATTAGCTCTGTTGTTGGATTAACCGGCAATGCAGGTCAAGTCAATTACGCGGCTTCAAAAGCAGGAATGATTGGTTTTACAAAAGCTTTAGCTAAAGAGCTCGCATCGCGAGGGATTTTGGTCAATTGCATTGCTCCCGGTTTTATTCGCACTAAGATGACCGACCTTTTATCAGATGCCCAAAAAGAGGCGATTTTAAAAGATATTCCGCTAGGTCATATGGGAGAGGTGGCCGACATAGCCAATATGGCATGGTTTTTAGCTAGCCCTCTTTCTAGCTATATCACTGGTCAAGTTTTGACTGTGGATGGCGGAATGGTGATGTAATAGGCAACTTTGGAAGTTGTCCTAATGATAAAAAAGTTTGGAAGATACACAGTTTAAGTCATTTCAACAGTTGATTTAAAATGAGACTTTTTAAGAAAATATCCTCTTTTAGTTGAAAGGGAAAATGGACCATTTAAAAGTTTTCCCTTTCATGCATAGAGTTCCTTGCTATTGACCCTTGAATAATGGATTCATTTGCTAATTGATAGGGAATAGAGTCCATTTTGGCAAAGATTATACGAGCTTAGAGGCTTATTCGATTAAATGATCAAGAGTTCTCTGTGTAAATGACTAATTTATAAATTTAATGAAAAAATTAACAGCCTTAACGAAAGGATACTTATGTCAATTGAACAAGAAGTAATTGATATTGTTGTAGAACAATTGGGAGTCGATAAAGACGATGTAACGACAGAAAAATCGTTTGTCGAAGATCTCAACGCAGATTCATTGGATTTGACAGAGCTCATCATGACTTTCGAAGAGCGTTTTGGATGCGAAATTTCTCAAGAAGATGCTGAGAAGCTCAAGACCGTTCGCGATGTCATCAGCTACCTTGAAAACCGCAAAGGTTAGTGGATAGTCAAAAGCAAGCCATGCGAAAGCATGGCTTGCTTTTATTCGGTAATTCTCTCGAAATCGATTCTCGACCACTCTATTAGCTCATTCTATTCATTATTTAGTAAATAGCAGTGTTGCTATTTGTGCTAAAATTTTCCTCTAGTCGCGATTTTCGAATGCTATGAGCTCAAAAGTTGCATCGAGCTATTTTTGCCTATAAATAGTCACAGCGTATGGAGCTTTAAAAATTTTCCGACATGGCTAAAATTGATGGGATAAAAATAAGGCCTCAGGTAATGTTTGGCAAAATTGCAGGTGTTATTTGAGCATGATTTTAGGGGATTGAGTGGCATTAAGCTGAATGGAATGATCTTTTGTTGCTTAAAATGACGCATCTCTTTTTAGGAGGCCTTTTAACCTCGACTAAGTTATTTGAGAAATCTGCTCGGCAAAAGTCATTTAGTTTTCTACTCTCTCTCTTGAATGTCTAATCCTAAAATAGTAATTGTTGATCATTTGCTGGTTTTGAGAGCATGTGATTAATCTCTGCTAAATTCAATGGACGATCTTTTCCTAAGCCAAGAGGGAGCCCATTTAGCGATCTGTGATACTTATTTGTGTTTTGTTAGAAGGATAAATAAACAATGAATCTATTTTTCATCGCTGCTTTCCTGTGCTACTTTGCCATTCTATTAATAATAGGGCTTCTTGCTCACAAAAAGCAAACCTCTTCTGCTGATTTCATCATGGGCAACCGTTCTTTGAGCTTTTGGCTGGTCGCTCTTTCGGCGCATGCAAGCGATATGAGTGCTTGGTTATTTATGGGCCTTCCAATGTCTGTTTTTTTGCTGGGATTATCTCAGGTCTGGATAGCCTTTGGACTGGTAGCTGGCATGTTCTTGAACTGGCAATTTGTTGCTCCTAAACTGCGTGCGATGACAGAAAAATACGACTGTTATACCCTTTCCTCTTTTTTTGAGAAGCGCTTTCAAGATCGTTCAGGAACGATCAGATCCCTAAGCGCTGTCATGCTCGTTCTATTTTTGACTCACTATTTATCTGCTGGAATGATTGGCATCGGGGTGCTGCTAGAGTCTCTTTTTGGCTTAAATTACTATGTGGGTTTGTTGCTGACGGTATGCGTTGTTGTTGCTTATACGCTCGTTGGCGGCTTTGTCGCTGTGGCTTGGACCGATCTTGTTCAAGGCATGTTTTTGTTATTAGTCATTTTAATTGTTCCAGCTTTAGCCTTGTTTAAAATGGATGGTTTTGCTGAAGTGGCAAATTTTGCAGCCATGAAAGATATTCCTTTGTCGATTTTACCAAGCAGCGATCCCTTAGCCTGGCTTTCGATGCTTTTATTGGCCTTTAGCTGGGGGGTAGGCTATTTTGGCATGCCGCATGTTGTAACTAAATTCATGAGTATTAAAAGCCCTTCTGAATTGAATAAATCTAAATGGCTTGGAATGAGTTGGCAGTTAGTTGTGTTGTCTGCGGCAATAATGGTGGGAGTTATCGCTGTTGGCTTTTTTCCAGAAGGTCTTTCAGACCCTCAGATGGTATTCGTTGAAATGGTCAAATCCCTTTTTTCCCCATTTTTAGCCGGATTCATTCTTTGCGCCGTTTTAGCAGCTAGCCTATCAACGATGGATTCGCAGATTTTGGTCTGTGCCTCGGTTTTGAGCGAGGACATCTATTGTAGGCTGGCTCATCATTCTTTAACGCCTGAAAAGAAATTGCTAAGTTCTCGCTTTGGGGTAGTAGGAGTTTCTATTGTGGCTTTCATGCTTTCTATGAATAAAAGCGTTACAATTATGGAAACGGTGAGCTATTCATGGGCAGGGCTTGGCAGTGCTTTTGGGCCTTTAGTGCTGACCTCTCTTTATTCAAAAAAGGCTAATCGCTACGGAGCGGTCTCAGGCATTATTGTTGGTGGGATTGTCGTTATGACATGGCCTCATCTTAATCCAATGCTTATGGCTTATCACATTCCAGCCATGATACCAGGCTTTTTATCTGGCATGGGCTCTATCTTTTTGGTATCTGCATTGACGAACAGGACTGTGGGGGATAGGGAGTCGATGCCCCTTGTACATGAGCAGGTTTCTTAAACCCGAATTTATGTATAGCACAAATTATAGTGAATCGATCTACTTAGATTCCCTGGTTGGCATCCAAGTAGATCGAAAATGTAGATTTGCGGCTATTAGCTCTCTAAGAAATCAACTGATTTTCTTGGAAAATGCCTTCTTCTACTCTGCCGTCGGCGTAAGTGATTTTTCCTTGTCCATCCATATAGGCATTTTTTAAACCACCCTCGTATTGATCGCCTGCGGGTGAGCGTAAAATGCCTCGGCCCGTAATAAAGGCAACATCCGACAAGTCTGTGAGAGACTTAGGATATAGCGTGTAGCTAAACCCATTGGTTAACTTGATGTCTGCGTATGGAGTATCACCAAGGTGAAGCCTTCCCTCGGCTCCATCGCTCCAAAAGAGGTCAGGGCTGCCTAGTTGCGGTTCCTTATTTTGTTCGTAATCGGCCTCGGCATGCGTTGAAAAGGTGAACGTTTTATCATCGCGGCAAAAATGGTAGACCGCTTTTATTATGCCTTTTCCATCTTTAAGCCCGTCTTTAAAGCAGCCTTCATAGTAGGTTTTCACGGTTGCATGATTTATTTTTCCGTTGGATTCCTCTCGAATTCCTTCTCTTAAGCATCCTTCCTCATATAAGCCTTCTTCAATAATTTCTGAGCCATCTTTGGTATGGCGAAGTATTTTACCGATTCCGTGAGGTAAGCCGTTTTGAAGGGCCCCTCTATATTCGACAGGGCTGCCTTTTAAATCGAATCTGAGGGTTCCTCGAGAGGTTGTCAATTCCCCATCCTCAAAAGATGAGCTCTCATAAATGCGCTCATTCTGATAGTTAACCCATCCAGATACAAAGCGGTTCTCTTTAAACTCCCCTTCGAGTAAAACTTTTTTCTGAGGATCTCTTGGAAGTCCCTGGTAAAATAGGCCGTGCCCATGCAATTTGCCAGCTTCTAGATCTCCGACATAGGTGATAGACTCTTTCCAGACTAATATGCATGAGCCATTCGCATCTTTTAGCTCAATTGGTTGCTGCGTTTCATCGTAAATGTCTGCAGCATCCAAAGCATCTTCTAGAGTGTCATAGTCATATAGATAGGCTTCAATAAGGCAAGTTTCTAGCAGGTCGTCTTCAATTGCAGCGAGCTCTTCGAGTTCGTCATCAAAATCGGAAGAGGTGGCTGATTGGGAAGAGCGGCTCGAATGCAAGCTCTCATCTCCATAGTCATCTTCAAAGCCAGAAACGGTTGGTGAGCTAAGCGGGAAGTGCCCAGACAGACTTTTAGATTGCAAGGGTAAATGCAAATTGGGAATTAGCGGGACCTGGGAAGGGGTTGCCTGAGAAGGATTTGGATGATGAGGCTGTGGTGATTCTATCGGAGATTGAACTGGCGATGATACACTATCTCGAGACAATTTTGGTGACTGCGGCCATTCTGCCACCTTGGTGGATCCTAGTGGAAGGAGCAGGGATGGTTCTTTTTCAAAAGAAATTGGGCTTTGACTTCTAGGTGAAGAGAGCGGAGATGCTTTTGGGGAATGTCTTGGTGTTCCTCTTTCTCTTTCTGTAATTTGCGGCTTCTCTTGATCGCTTTCAGAAGAAGGTGGTTTCAAAGGCGTTGATCGCGGCTCGATTCTAGGGGTGTGATCTTTGCGGGGTGAGTGAATGCGTTCCGCTTGAAGTGAAGGCAATGCATTTTGAGTTGCCTTAAAAATAGGCTGTGAAGCCCCATTGA
Coding sequences within it:
- a CDS encoding response regulator, which produces MEKAILRVLVIDDEEDIYLLFEQQFRSEIKKKSLEFHYARSAEEALIFLHQPIDPQLVLILSDISMPGMNGLELLKLLKNAYPEITVFMITAYGDHENSKTALELGASEIISKPIDFSYLKELILDFMLNQLKKMDESDG
- a CDS encoding sensor histidine kinase, which encodes MQNPFTFFRNLSLRVHLILWFLLLVLLPLGWTTFVSYELSKKIILDQSTNHLRALSLRQAQLIETYFKEKERNAAYLAKDETLAEATEAFRQALMLGRFAPPYQTIEQEYRSLLAYKTETLGYRNMFLLTKDGEIVFSLFPSYLKVGMNLLSNSPPIPDLVEVINNTANFLEIQVSPLLYFQPTAPTTFISVPTLKDGKLEGVVLVQLDNLAIYRLIGNYNGLGNTGETILVGKDKKEIVSITPLRNLDDGIAVHEISSASSFGKFIQQVLEGQRLVDRVIDYRDKETLMVGRHFLPALNLGIITKMDTEELLAPINKLKYLFWILGMTTAAIVALVASNVAKEITHPLLILTKKTRLMAAGDLSQRIENPSKNEIGRLGESFNDMASQLNNMIQNLDTLVATRTQEVEMQNIQLEQTIDELQQTQNRLINQEKLASLGALTAGIAHEIKNPLNFINNFAELSLDIQTEIRKKLSQIQAQPSEEEKSELDELFERLELNMTKIFEHGKRADSIVRNMLQHSRGTPGEEDLTNLNSLLDEYVGLSYHGMRAQDISFNVKIEKFYDQTLPLIPLVPQEMSRVFLNLLNNAYYAVHQRKLLEPSSFIPIVRVSTENHHDHAVIKIWDNGMGMSEEVYSKLFTPFFTTKPTGEGTGLGLSLSYNIVQGHEGTLIANTVYGQFTELVITLPFGHKQRTSQKHH
- a CDS encoding urea ABC transporter substrate-binding protein, which translates into the protein MRTLLAILFILLLIFQISLFVFDFYFFRPSSTPFKVGLVFSTTGFRAQAEKPALEAALMAIEEINQKGGIHERKIEPIIIDAQSDWEKAKPAIERLISKDHVDVFFGGWTKASRYTTKELFEKYNSLLINPFQFEGTLTSPNIIWVGATLNQQVLPTVAYILKNVGKRIYLVGSKDYILSHLISTMVKDQLSALEGEIVGETYIPIHEQEMDDLMLDIEAKKPDAILSSLISESNNAFYTNLVKAGVTALPPPVFSLSTDEIILQQAPEEIVGTYATWNYFQSIDTPRNHAFVKNFQTFSDLKAIDNATEATYLGVHLWAKAVAEAGTTNPRALSYILASMRIEAPEGTVIMDIEGRRAWKFVRIGQVQPNGQFRIVWQSKTPIRPVPFEIHRSQAEWDELTDYLYKEIIPPNASP
- a CDS encoding beta-ketoacyl-ACP synthase III, with product MANRLTARITGLGSYLPERILTNQDLEKLVETTNEWIVSRTGMHERRLAAKDEFPSDMGAYAAQKALDSAGIGSDQIDMIIVATMSPDYVSPSTANLIQSKIGASKAAAMDIQAACTGFLYALSLAKAYLESKMYKYILVVAAEKMSAFIDYKDRATCVLFGDGAAAAVVAVEGEGLRIDTLCLGADGDLANLIFIPAGGSRNPASAETVAQGLHYFKMSGNEVFKHAVRRMSAAARDCLAQAGLEEANLSWLVPHQANKRIIDAIAKNFNIPDEKVYQTVHKYGNTSASSIAIALDELMREQEFNDGEHLLLTAFGGGLTWGASILTKVAR
- the fabD gene encoding ACP S-malonyltransferase, which encodes MEKKIHRIAFLFPGQGAQYPGMAQDFAQQFSAARLTFEEADDLLKRPLSTAVFNGSEEELTQTKNSQTGIFVASMAVLRVVRELYDLQPFACAGLSLGEYTALTAGEWLPFRHALPLVQHRGDFMHAACEQTKGTMAVVMGLDNEVVESMVHKINLPNDLWVANFNCPGQIVLSGTAKGIEAGSAAAKELGAKRVLPLQVSGAFHSGLMQPAEDRLAPFIEQAPFVQGCSQLIMNVPGDFVSELSQVKHNLIKQVTHSVRWEQGIRALEKQSVDLFIEFGPGKTLSGLNKRIGAKAPTLSIEKVEDLDLLKTIEKG
- the fabG gene encoding 3-oxoacyl-ACP reductase FabG, yielding MKQLLKDQVAIITGGNAGIGKAIALKFAEEGAKVVIFGTNAEAGASAVAEIRSQTQTSDVHFAVVDVSQTGAVDEAMKKVVEQFGQIDILVNNAGITADQLLMKMSEQDWDRVLDINLKSCYNTCRAVVRGMMKAKKGRVINISSVVGLTGNAGQVNYAASKAGMIGFTKALAKELASRGILVNCIAPGFIRTKMTDLLSDAQKEAILKDIPLGHMGEVADIANMAWFLASPLSSYITGQVLTVDGGMVM
- the acpP gene encoding acyl carrier protein gives rise to the protein MSIEQEVIDIVVEQLGVDKDDVTTEKSFVEDLNADSLDLTELIMTFEERFGCEISQEDAEKLKTVRDVISYLENRKG
- a CDS encoding sodium/proline symporter; the protein is MNLFFIAAFLCYFAILLIIGLLAHKKQTSSADFIMGNRSLSFWLVALSAHASDMSAWLFMGLPMSVFLLGLSQVWIAFGLVAGMFLNWQFVAPKLRAMTEKYDCYTLSSFFEKRFQDRSGTIRSLSAVMLVLFLTHYLSAGMIGIGVLLESLFGLNYYVGLLLTVCVVVAYTLVGGFVAVAWTDLVQGMFLLLVILIVPALALFKMDGFAEVANFAAMKDIPLSILPSSDPLAWLSMLLLAFSWGVGYFGMPHVVTKFMSIKSPSELNKSKWLGMSWQLVVLSAAIMVGVIAVGFFPEGLSDPQMVFVEMVKSLFSPFLAGFILCAVLAASLSTMDSQILVCASVLSEDIYCRLAHHSLTPEKKLLSSRFGVVGVSIVAFMLSMNKSVTIMETVSYSWAGLGSAFGPLVLTSLYSKKANRYGAVSGIIVGGIVVMTWPHLNPMLMAYHIPAMIPGFLSGMGSIFLVSALTNRTVGDRESMPLVHEQVS